The nucleotide sequence AGCAGTTTTTCTCTCATTAGTTCAGTCATGATAAGATGAAACTCATGCAAAACAGATGCTGTCATATGAGGCTCCTTGAATAAAAAGGTTATATATACTCCTCTGTTTTGAGTTTGTCAGTTTCTTACACTTGGCTGTTCCATCTAATTCGTTATAATAAAAGAAACTGATAAACTCATTACAATCGGAAATACTGACAATTTAATTAATTGTCAGTATACATTATATAACGCATAAAAAATGCCCGCTGCTTTGATTTTTCTCTAAAAAAGACAAAAAAATCTGAAGACGCTTAACCCGGACTTCTCACAATGAAAAAAACTCATATTGAATTGTTTGGTATCTGTTTATTACAGAGTGACGAAATATTTAAGCCGGGTTTTGGCAAAAGAATTTTATAATGCTTCTTTCTCACAACACAAACTGTTTTTGGGTATGTAAAGCAATTATTTATATTGAAACAAGTAAGCGGTACGTGAAAACCGGGTTAAAACGGTAAAACAGGGACGAAGCTTAGAATCTGCAGTAAAAGCATCAGCGTATGCCACCGTATGGGTTGACAATGTTTCCATAAAGTCCGATGTTTACATCAGGATTCAATGAACAGGAGGGACGATGAAAAAAAACGCCTCATTATTAATCGATATGCTTTTATCAGGTATTCTTTTGATACTGTTACCGGGCTGTCTCGGTCTTCGCGACATCGGTCTCAAACCCGGCGACGACCTTGTGCGGAAGGGCCTGGACCAGATACGAAACGGCGAATGGGATGCCGCGCGCAGGAGTTTCACGGATGCCATGTATGAGTACGATACGGCGAGCGTCACAGACGATAACGCCTATGGCTGGTGTTATTATGGTTTCGGCGTTATCACCTTGCATGACAATGATCAGGATGCCGCCATGACGAAGCTTTTGAAAGCGAAGGAGTATTTTGAGAAAGATTCGGAACCCAATCACTATGGTCTCGGGCTCACTAAATTGAGAATCGGACTCATTTATAGAGACAAAAAGGAGCTTGCCGCGGCAAAAGATAATCTCACGGGAGCGCTCGAAGACCTGAAGAAATCGGGCGTCAAAGACGCTTCGGCCATTTTTCTTGCTTCACACGCGGCGGGGTATGTTTTAATCAATTTGAGAGAATTCCGGGAAGCCGAGACCCACCTTATTTCGGCGGAAAAAAGCTATAACGACGTGCAGCCGCCGAAGCCGGTCATGCTGGCCGAAATCTACTTCAACCTTGGCACCGTTTATATCAACACAAAAGATTACTTATCGGCAAAAAAATATCTTCTTCAGTCTGCCGGTATATTCGAACAGCAGCCGGGGACGGATAAAAAGATCTACGGCGATCTGTATTACTATATCGGCGCCATATATTATGATGAAAAGGATGCAAAGCAGGCGGACAAGTACCTGCGACTCGCCCATCTCAATTACAGCCAGGCGCTGGCGCTTTACAGGGATGCCGGGAAAAGTGATGTCGTCAAACAGATCGAAAACCAGTTGAAGCGCATCGAAAAGGTATTCGAATAGACCATAAAACCGGCCTGCACTGCTTCCGGGCAGCCTCGTCCGGCGGTTACATCAGTCCTGCCTACAGAGAAAACGGCCGGCCGCGTGCCGGCCGGCCTGCTTTATTCGGCTAAAAATCACAGGAAATAAGCCCCACGTAACATTGTGCGATCCGTAACGCGTCGACGATATTGATCGTCCCGTCGCCGTTCGCATCGCCCGCGCATACCTGAAAACCGGACGGATCGAGT is from Spirochaetales bacterium and encodes:
- a CDS encoding tetratricopeptide repeat protein is translated as MKKNASLLIDMLLSGILLILLPGCLGLRDIGLKPGDDLVRKGLDQIRNGEWDAARRSFTDAMYEYDTASVTDDNAYGWCYYGFGVITLHDNDQDAAMTKLLKAKEYFEKDSEPNHYGLGLTKLRIGLIYRDKKELAAAKDNLTGALEDLKKSGVKDASAIFLASHAAGYVLINLREFREAETHLISAEKSYNDVQPPKPVMLAEIYFNLGTVYINTKDYLSAKKYLLQSAGIFEQQPGTDKKIYGDLYYYIGAIYYDEKDAKQADKYLRLAHLNYSQALALYRDAGKSDVVKQIENQLKRIEKVFE